One Streptomyces sp. CNQ-509 DNA window includes the following coding sequences:
- a CDS encoding aromatic prenyltransferase — MLADKTEVEEVYSALEESARLVGAVCVRDKAWPVLDAFGAVVGEDLVVLGVQSGKRNAAELDFSFRVPGEIGNPYPYALEKGFVGETDHPVGTLLSDVGARFPVQEYYVDAGVVGGFKKLYAHFPLALQPLAALTDIPSMPEAVAENAGLFARYGLDKVAMVGVNYRANTMNLYFQFAPDNRPEPGALASMLREMGMPEPTEAVLRYVSAAMRANITLGWDSAHIFRVALAPPPSAGFEPAEIPAPMEPHMERFVREAPFAYEGERVNLIAVKWVPEEQFVEANSYYQLSPMLKKLTRGD; from the coding sequence ATGTTGGCAGACAAGACCGAAGTGGAAGAAGTCTATTCGGCGCTGGAGGAATCCGCCCGGCTCGTGGGTGCCGTCTGCGTACGGGACAAGGCGTGGCCCGTGCTCGATGCGTTCGGTGCCGTGGTCGGAGAGGATCTGGTCGTCCTCGGGGTGCAGAGCGGCAAGCGGAACGCGGCCGAGCTGGATTTCAGTTTCCGGGTGCCGGGCGAGATCGGGAATCCGTACCCGTACGCGCTGGAAAAGGGCTTCGTCGGCGAGACCGACCATCCCGTCGGCACCCTGCTCTCCGACGTCGGCGCCCGGTTCCCGGTCCAGGAGTACTACGTGGACGCCGGGGTCGTCGGCGGGTTCAAGAAGCTCTACGCGCACTTCCCGCTGGCATTGCAGCCGCTCGCGGCGCTCACCGACATCCCGTCCATGCCGGAGGCGGTCGCCGAGAACGCGGGGCTCTTCGCGCGCTACGGGCTCGACAAGGTGGCGATGGTCGGGGTCAACTACCGCGCGAACACGATGAACCTGTACTTCCAGTTCGCCCCGGACAACCGGCCGGAGCCCGGCGCCCTCGCCTCGATGCTGCGCGAGATGGGAATGCCGGAGCCCACCGAAGCGGTGCTCCGGTATGTCAGCGCGGCCATGCGGGCGAACATCACGCTCGGCTGGGATTCCGCGCACATCTTCCGGGTCGCTCTCGCCCCGCCGCCGAGTGCGGGATTCGAGCCCGCGGAAATCCCGGCCCCCATGGAACCGCACATGGAGCGGTTCGTCCGGGAGGCGCCGTTCGCGTACGAGGGCGAGCGGGTGAATCTGATCGCCGTCAAGTGGGTGCCGGAGGAGCAGTTCGTCGAGGCGAATTCCTACTACCAGCTCTCGCCCATGCTGAAAAAACTCACCAGGGGCGACTGA
- a CDS encoding SDR family NAD(P)-dependent oxidoreductase produces the protein MTHTTTPQQRTGSGFGARSTTADVLRGVDLSGRLAVVTGGYVGLGLATTRAFVRAGARVVVPARRRDAAEQALGGLAGEGPGAAEVDEMDLADLDSVRGFADRFLASGRSLDLLVNNAGVMASPETRVGPAGWEGQFAVNHLGHYALANHLRPALVRDGGARVVALSSRGHHLSGIRWDDPQFRAEPYDKWLAYGQSKTANALFAVHLDALGRDAGVRAFSVHPGEILTELARHIPREEQIAQGWIDEDGKVSDAFKTAEQGAATQVWAATSPHLAGLGGVYCEDCDVAERAGAGGEGELRAGVRDYATDPDQAARLWALSAELTGVEAFGAASSRA, from the coding sequence ATGACCCACACGACCACTCCGCAGCAGCGCACAGGCTCCGGCTTCGGCGCCAGGAGCACCACCGCCGACGTCCTGCGCGGCGTCGACCTGAGCGGCCGGCTCGCCGTCGTCACCGGCGGCTACGTCGGTCTGGGGCTGGCGACGACCCGCGCGTTCGTACGGGCCGGGGCCCGCGTCGTCGTACCGGCCAGGCGGCGCGACGCCGCCGAGCAGGCGCTCGGCGGCCTGGCGGGCGAGGGCCCCGGCGCCGCCGAGGTCGACGAGATGGACCTCGCCGACCTGGACAGCGTCCGCGGCTTCGCCGACCGGTTCCTCGCCTCCGGCCGCTCCCTCGACCTCCTCGTCAACAACGCCGGCGTCATGGCCAGCCCCGAGACCCGCGTCGGTCCGGCCGGCTGGGAGGGGCAGTTCGCCGTCAACCACCTCGGCCACTACGCCCTCGCCAATCACCTCCGCCCCGCCCTCGTCCGCGACGGCGGCGCCCGCGTCGTCGCGCTCTCCTCCCGCGGCCACCACCTCTCCGGCATCCGCTGGGACGACCCGCAGTTCCGCGCGGAGCCGTACGACAAGTGGCTGGCGTACGGCCAGTCGAAGACCGCGAACGCGCTCTTCGCCGTCCACCTCGACGCCCTCGGCCGGGACGCGGGCGTCCGGGCGTTCAGCGTGCACCCCGGGGAGATCCTCACGGAGCTCGCCCGCCACATCCCCCGCGAGGAGCAGATCGCGCAGGGCTGGATCGACGAGGACGGCAAGGTCAGCGACGCCTTCAAAACCGCTGAGCAGGGCGCCGCCACCCAGGTCTGGGCGGCGACCTCGCCGCACCTGGCCGGCCTGGGCGGCGTGTACTGCGAGGACTGCGACGTCGCCGAGCGGGCGGGCGCCGGCGGCGAGGGGGAACTGCGCGCGGGCGTACGGGACTACGCCACCGACCCGGACCAGGCCGCCCGGCTGTGGGCGCTGTCGGCGGAGCTGACGGGCGTCGAAGCCTTCGGGGCGGCGTCCAGCCGGGCGTGA
- a CDS encoding aromatic prenyltransferase, whose amino-acid sequence MSSPAENLYAAIEKTAGLVDVPCAREKVWPILSAFEELLPQAAILFRVATDARHAGEINCHMMMLPSTIDPHALAQANGLLPRKDHPIDSLLGDIEAGFPIGSYGVDFGLVGGFQKAWSCFPGEQMQSLPKLAALPSMPPSVAGNMDFFERYGLAEKITLIGMDYGHRTMNVYFGEVDDCLTPAAVRSMLSDIGMPEPSEHLLTFAQQAFGFYTTLSWDSPDIERFCYSAITPDPLAILDRVEPKIEHFLREIPYGADNPKAVYVATSPGDGEYCKVQSYYQWRPRLVNHMHTTAPPASG is encoded by the coding sequence ATGTCCAGTCCCGCAGAGAACCTGTACGCCGCCATCGAGAAGACCGCAGGGCTCGTGGACGTGCCCTGCGCGCGCGAGAAGGTCTGGCCCATCCTCAGCGCGTTCGAGGAACTGCTCCCGCAGGCCGCGATCCTCTTCCGGGTGGCGACCGACGCGCGCCATGCCGGCGAGATAAACTGCCACATGATGATGCTCCCGAGCACCATCGACCCGCACGCGCTCGCGCAGGCCAACGGCCTCCTGCCGCGTAAGGACCACCCCATCGACTCGCTCCTCGGAGACATCGAGGCGGGGTTCCCCATCGGCAGCTACGGCGTCGACTTCGGCCTCGTCGGCGGCTTCCAGAAGGCGTGGTCGTGCTTCCCCGGCGAGCAGATGCAGAGCCTGCCGAAGCTCGCCGCCCTTCCCTCCATGCCGCCCAGCGTGGCCGGGAACATGGACTTCTTCGAACGCTACGGGCTGGCCGAGAAGATCACCCTGATCGGCATGGACTACGGACACCGCACGATGAACGTGTACTTCGGGGAGGTCGACGACTGCCTCACGCCGGCGGCCGTCCGGTCCATGCTGAGCGACATCGGCATGCCGGAGCCGAGCGAGCACCTGCTGACGTTCGCCCAGCAGGCGTTCGGCTTCTACACCACGCTGAGCTGGGACTCCCCGGACATCGAGCGCTTCTGCTACTCGGCGATCACCCCGGACCCGCTGGCGATCCTGGACCGGGTGGAGCCGAAGATCGAGCACTTCCTGCGGGAGATCCCGTACGGCGCCGACAACCCCAAGGCCGTCTACGTCGCCACCTCGCCGGGCGACGGCGAGTACTGCAAGGTCCAGTCGTACTACCAGTGGCGCCCGCGCCTGGTGAACCACATGCACACCACGGCGCCCCCCGCCTCCGGCTAG
- a CDS encoding aldo/keto reductase has product MEMRRLGADGPRVAPIGLGCSAMSGAYGVLSRGLLSGSYRPVADATGARSHLPRFQDGNVAANLALVENLRKIAGPRGITVAQLAIAWVLAQGRAGTRPEGDVVALIGARRPQRVRDAVAAAELELTDEELAAVERAVPRTAVAGERYGAAAMAHLDSER; this is encoded by the coding sequence ATGGAGATGCGACGGCTGGGGGCGGATGGCCCGCGGGTGGCCCCGATCGGGCTCGGCTGCAGTGCGATGTCCGGGGCGTACGGGGTGCTCTCCCGCGGCCTGCTCTCCGGCAGCTACCGTCCCGTGGCCGACGCGACCGGCGCACGCTCCCATCTGCCGCGCTTCCAGGACGGCAACGTGGCGGCCAACCTGGCGCTGGTGGAGAACCTGCGGAAGATCGCCGGGCCGCGCGGCATCACGGTCGCGCAGCTCGCGATCGCGTGGGTGCTGGCGCAGGGGCGCGCGGGGACGCGGCCGGAGGGCGACGTCGTCGCGCTGATCGGGGCGCGGCGCCCGCAGCGGGTCAGGGACGCGGTGGCGGCGGCGGAACTGGAGCTGACGGACGAGGAGTTGGCGGCGGTCGAGCGCGCCGTGCCGCGTACGGCCGTGGCGGGCGAGCGGTACGGCGCGGCGGCGATGGCACACCTGGACAGCGAGCGGTAG
- a CDS encoding DnaJ C-terminal domain-containing protein — protein sequence MARAQRRAGGGHGGAHRAPRPALRRGEQQRGRPALPRPAVRTGSRARARARAGARARVRAGAGGGRAAGGVRRRAVDELARVQQRRPRDGALGGAHGRGRTGDGPEGRGREVPPLLRLSRGSAAVRGRPASRRGRPVRGRGLNEGGIGPGGGPPADLYVEVAQRAHPRFTRDGDDLHVHVLLPQEQVAGGTTALVPTLIDGGKHVRIPAAVRDGQALRLRGLGMPRVREDIRGDLLVRVGLDG from the coding sequence GTGGCTCGCGCGCAACGACGAGCAGGTGGAGGGCACGGTGGAGCGCATCGGGCTCCTCGCCCGGCTCTCCGCCGCGGCGAACAACAGCGAGGTCGCCCCGCCCTTCCGCGACCTGCTGTACGCACCGGAAGCCGAGCCCGAGCCCGAGCCCGGGCCGGAGCACGAGCCCGAGTACGAGCCGGAGCCGGAGGGGGGCGTGCCGCCGGAGGAGTACGTCGCCGAGCAGTTGATGAGCTGGCTCGGGTTCAACAGCGACGACCCCGAGATGGTGCACTTGGCGGCGCGCATGGCCGAGGACGTACGGGCGACGGGCCGGAAGGACGAGGCCGAGAAGTTCCTCCGCTTCTTCGGCTTTCCCGGGGATCCGCCGCCGTACGCGGACGGCCAGCCTCCCGACGAGGAAGGCCCGTTCGCGGACGCGGGCTGAATGAGGGCGGGATCGGCCCGGGCGGCGGCCCCCCGGCGGACCTCTACGTCGAGGTGGCTCAGCGGGCGCACCCCCGCTTCACCCGCGACGGCGACGACCTCCACGTCCACGTCCTGCTGCCCCAGGAGCAGGTGGCCGGAGGCACCACCGCCCTCGTACCGACCCTGATCGACGGCGGGAAGCACGTCCGCATCCCGGCCGCCGTCCGCGACGGCCAGGCACTCCGCCTGCGCGGGCTGGGCATGCCCCGCGTCAGGGAGGACATCCGCGGCGATCTCCTCGTCCGTGTCGGCCTCGACGGCTGA
- a CDS encoding ABC transporter ATP-binding protein codes for MIRTLLRVLGHQHARPLRRTVALMLATAVVEGLSYALLVPVLRALFGSSPEDAWPWLIAFAAVFALYGALRFTSDLAGFRVGVELLRGLYHRLGDHLARLPVGWYGAGRVGEVSALAGQGVLQAMSVIAHLLAPSLSAAVTPLTIVAVMLVFNWQLGLAALAAVPVVAAVQVWTSRSMAAADEERAARDHEAAGRVVEYLQAQPVLRAGGRSAERFRLLDDSLHAVQRASRRTTLSVLPGALGLTLTVQALFTTLLALGAYLALEGDIGAAEVLATLVLAARCADPLLSLSDVAGKFRAARTVVTKLDTVLRTEPLPEAADPVEPAGHRLEFDAVTFRHGDRTVLDGVSLTVAEGERLAVVGPSGAGKSTLLHLLTRFHDVDAGAVRVGGQDVRAISTETLMSKIAIVFQHVYLFAGTIEDNVRLGRPDATAAEVRAAATAARLDEVIDRLPGGWATDVGEGGTALSGGERQRVAIARALLKDAPVVLLDEVTSALDPVNEAAVHQGIERLMAGRTVVIVAHRMRTVRRADRIVFLDAGRITEEGTHDTLLSRNGPYTAFHHATHTPAPTTAP; via the coding sequence ATGATCCGCACCCTCCTGCGGGTGCTGGGACACCAGCACGCCCGCCCTCTGCGCCGCACCGTCGCGCTCATGCTGGCGACGGCGGTCGTCGAGGGACTCTCCTACGCGCTGCTCGTCCCCGTCCTGCGCGCCCTGTTCGGCAGTTCGCCCGAGGACGCCTGGCCCTGGCTGATCGCCTTCGCTGCCGTCTTCGCACTCTACGGCGCGCTGCGGTTCACCAGCGACCTCGCCGGCTTCCGCGTCGGCGTCGAGCTGCTGCGCGGGCTCTACCACCGGCTCGGCGACCACCTCGCCCGGCTGCCCGTCGGCTGGTACGGCGCGGGCCGCGTCGGCGAGGTCTCCGCCCTCGCGGGACAGGGCGTGCTCCAGGCCATGAGCGTCATCGCGCACCTGCTGGCCCCGTCCCTCTCCGCCGCCGTGACCCCGCTGACGATCGTCGCCGTCATGCTCGTCTTCAACTGGCAGTTGGGGCTGGCCGCGCTCGCCGCCGTCCCGGTGGTCGCCGCCGTGCAGGTCTGGACGAGCCGGTCGATGGCCGCCGCCGACGAGGAACGCGCCGCACGCGACCACGAGGCCGCCGGGCGCGTCGTCGAGTACCTCCAGGCCCAGCCCGTGCTGCGCGCCGGCGGCAGGTCCGCCGAGCGGTTCCGGCTGCTGGACGACTCCCTGCACGCCGTGCAGCGCGCCTCCCGGCGCACCACGCTGTCCGTCCTGCCGGGCGCGCTGGGCCTCACGCTCACCGTGCAGGCGCTCTTCACCACGCTCCTCGCCCTCGGCGCCTACCTCGCCCTCGAAGGCGACATCGGTGCGGCCGAGGTGCTGGCGACCCTCGTCCTCGCCGCCCGCTGCGCAGACCCGCTGCTGTCCCTGTCGGACGTGGCGGGCAAGTTCCGCGCCGCCCGCACGGTGGTGACGAAGCTCGACACGGTGCTGCGCACGGAACCCCTCCCCGAAGCCGCCGACCCGGTCGAGCCGGCGGGCCACCGGCTGGAGTTCGACGCGGTGACCTTCCGCCACGGCGACCGCACGGTCCTCGACGGCGTCTCCCTCACGGTCGCCGAAGGCGAACGCCTCGCGGTCGTCGGCCCGTCCGGCGCCGGCAAGAGCACCCTGCTGCACCTGCTCACCCGCTTCCACGACGTCGACGCGGGCGCCGTCCGCGTCGGCGGCCAGGACGTCCGGGCGATCAGCACCGAGACCCTGATGTCCAAGATCGCCATCGTCTTCCAGCACGTCTACCTCTTCGCCGGCACCATCGAGGACAACGTCCGCCTCGGCCGCCCCGACGCCACCGCAGCCGAGGTCCGCGCCGCCGCCACCGCCGCCCGGCTCGACGAGGTGATCGACCGCCTCCCCGGCGGCTGGGCCACCGACGTCGGCGAAGGAGGCACCGCACTCTCCGGCGGCGAACGGCAACGGGTGGCGATAGCCCGCGCGCTGCTGAAGGACGCCCCGGTCGTCCTGCTGGACGAAGTCACCTCCGCCCTGGACCCGGTGAACGAGGCGGCCGTCCACCAGGGCATCGAACGCCTCATGGCCGGCCGCACGGTCGTCATCGTGGCCCATCGCATGCGCACGGTCCGCCGCGCGGACCGCATCGTCTTCCTCGACGCGGGCCGCATCACCGAAGAGGGCACCCACGACACCCTCCTGTCCCGCAACGGCCCCTACACCGCCTTCCACCACGCCACCCACACCCCAGCCCCCACCACCGCCCCCTGA
- a CDS encoding prenyltransferase/squalene oxidase repeat-containing protein, whose product MTDRLVGSAADAVSQPVGGGSGQRPGVREVRRRVARHLAVQVDGEGALRDRCAGRIIESALLLLLLRKERALPRVQKELQEYLQRAQPKGTLERVVVDALSGRACEADELLAGLSGARHGSGMRKRLLLDTILVLCGLLPDGKRPDPREIAPRPQAVWTELTLYAATILYVHDNAGADAGESGEELADYQELLVRRLAAFPARRVWEGNALCHLVALHALHTFRPGSELMREGIEALSRLRGPDGGVPFIDGQEVFVTSLAGLALASAPGHERLAARMGQYLASRQHYDGGWGYNEATTQTDVDDTARCVELLRLLDARRYRHGIAAGEEYLCSRTNEAGGFPTYLRGHTSDLDMTAGAVIALPWSRYGVMLAPAVGVLIDAQQQDGSFEPSWTLSRSSAILRILDALACVPAEETALHRRAGEATAKAVAFLDESRGSDGGWGHTPGKDSDVLSTAQALATLARHAPGTDLAKPLAYLTDQQHDDGGFSSIADQAGPRPLPFDFPVLADVQVLTALNRLIAYNAA is encoded by the coding sequence ATGACTGATCGACTGGTTGGTTCCGCGGCCGACGCCGTTTCGCAGCCCGTGGGAGGGGGCTCCGGGCAGCGGCCCGGGGTGCGGGAGGTACGGCGTCGTGTCGCGCGGCATCTGGCGGTGCAGGTGGACGGCGAGGGCGCGCTGAGGGACCGGTGTGCCGGCAGAATCATCGAGTCCGCGCTGCTGTTGCTGCTGCTGCGCAAGGAGCGGGCGCTGCCGCGGGTGCAGAAGGAGCTGCAGGAGTACCTGCAGCGGGCCCAGCCGAAGGGCACGCTGGAACGGGTGGTCGTGGACGCGCTCTCCGGCCGGGCGTGCGAGGCGGACGAGCTGCTCGCGGGGCTGAGCGGGGCCCGGCACGGCTCCGGGATGCGGAAGCGGCTGCTGCTGGACACGATTCTCGTGCTGTGCGGACTGCTGCCGGACGGCAAGCGCCCCGATCCGCGGGAGATCGCTCCGCGGCCGCAGGCGGTGTGGACGGAGCTGACGCTGTACGCGGCGACGATCCTGTACGTCCACGACAACGCGGGTGCGGACGCGGGCGAGTCCGGGGAGGAGCTGGCGGATTACCAGGAGCTGCTCGTACGGCGGCTGGCGGCCTTCCCGGCGAGGCGGGTGTGGGAGGGGAACGCCCTGTGCCACCTGGTGGCGCTGCACGCCCTCCACACCTTCCGGCCCGGTTCCGAGCTGATGCGGGAGGGGATCGAGGCGCTGTCGCGGCTGCGCGGCCCGGACGGCGGGGTGCCGTTCATCGACGGGCAGGAGGTCTTCGTGACGTCGCTCGCCGGGCTGGCGCTGGCGTCGGCGCCGGGGCACGAGCGGCTGGCGGCGCGGATGGGGCAGTACCTCGCCTCGCGGCAGCACTACGACGGCGGCTGGGGGTACAACGAGGCGACCACGCAGACGGACGTCGACGACACCGCCCGGTGCGTGGAACTCCTGCGGTTGCTCGACGCGCGGCGGTACCGCCACGGCATCGCGGCGGGGGAGGAGTACCTCTGCTCGCGGACCAACGAGGCCGGCGGCTTCCCCACGTATCTGCGGGGCCACACCTCGGATCTCGACATGACGGCCGGCGCGGTGATCGCCCTGCCCTGGAGCCGCTACGGGGTCATGCTGGCTCCCGCGGTCGGCGTCCTCATCGACGCCCAGCAGCAGGACGGCAGCTTCGAGCCGAGCTGGACGCTGAGCAGGTCCAGCGCCATCCTGCGCATCCTGGACGCCCTGGCCTGCGTACCGGCCGAGGAGACGGCACTGCACCGGCGTGCGGGCGAAGCCACCGCGAAGGCCGTGGCGTTCCTTGACGAGAGCCGCGGCAGCGACGGCGGCTGGGGGCACACGCCGGGCAAGGACAGCGACGTGCTCTCCACCGCCCAGGCCCTGGCCACCCTCGCGCGGCACGCGCCCGGGACCGATCTCGCCAAGCCGCTGGCGTACCTCACGGACCAGCAGCACGACGACGGCGGCTTCAGCTCGATAGCCGACCAGGCGGGTCCGCGTCCGCTGCCCTTCGACTTCCCCGTCCTGGCCGACGTCCAGGTCCTCACCGCACTCAACCGCCTCATCGCCTACAACGCCGCCTGA
- a CDS encoding DUF1707 domain-containing protein: MTSPPDDASTLVGDGERDDGARRLRDAYAEGRLTREDMDARLDRVLTATTRGELAEALASLPAEDPGTSAAIGAATGRVKRSGAWRVPRTLRVESALGRVRLDLSRAVIEHPVVDIVLNVGTGRASITVPHDAVVDLDGVQTGMKDSVYKPPRRPAAGGPTIRISGVMGFGRLTVRHARR; this comes from the coding sequence GTGACCTCCCCTCCGGACGACGCATCGACGCTGGTCGGCGACGGCGAACGGGACGACGGCGCCCGGCGGTTGCGGGACGCGTACGCCGAAGGACGGCTGACCCGCGAGGACATGGACGCGCGCCTCGACCGCGTGCTCACCGCCACCACCCGCGGCGAACTGGCCGAGGCCCTGGCGTCGTTGCCCGCGGAGGACCCGGGCACGTCGGCCGCGATCGGGGCCGCGACCGGGCGGGTGAAGCGGAGCGGCGCATGGCGGGTACCGCGGACGCTGAGGGTGGAGTCGGCGCTGGGGCGCGTGCGGCTGGACCTGTCGCGGGCGGTCATCGAACACCCGGTGGTCGACATCGTGCTCAACGTCGGCACCGGCAGGGCCTCGATCACCGTTCCGCACGACGCCGTGGTCGACCTCGACGGCGTGCAGACCGGCATGAAGGACTCCGTCTACAAGCCCCCGCGCAGGCCCGCGGCCGGCGGGCCGACGATCCGGATCTCCGGGGTCATGGGCTTCGGCCGGCTGACGGTACGGCACGCGCGCCGCTGA
- a CDS encoding aromatic prenyltransferase, whose protein sequence is MSTNPGIERLCAAAEEAAGLVGVDCPPEKMTALLTAFPNVVTDSTVVFNAVNKGGSIRDLSFDFTVPLAEGNPYERALEHGLAEETDHPVRGMFADLLTALPVDCYGVDYGVNSGFNKSYAVFPMGRLQELGPLASVPAMSTALSRWMDVLVEYGLDGKVSTVAIDHANRTWNVYFNGLSPEHFERATVQAMLRDFGLPEPSGQLLDFAATSSALYPTFGWDAAEIERVSFSTRTTDPAALPSHVEPKLGVLAAKAPYSYEGDRKLVFAGALTADGEYFKLATYYQLATAAHDRVRRGS, encoded by the coding sequence ATGAGCACCAATCCTGGGATCGAGCGTTTGTGTGCGGCTGCGGAAGAAGCGGCCGGGCTGGTGGGCGTGGACTGCCCGCCCGAGAAGATGACCGCGTTGCTGACGGCGTTCCCGAACGTCGTCACCGACTCCACCGTCGTGTTCAACGCGGTGAACAAGGGAGGCAGCATCCGGGACCTGTCCTTCGACTTCACGGTGCCGCTGGCCGAGGGCAATCCCTATGAGCGTGCCCTGGAACACGGCCTCGCCGAGGAGACGGACCATCCGGTCCGCGGCATGTTCGCGGACCTGCTCACCGCGCTCCCGGTCGACTGCTACGGCGTCGACTACGGCGTCAACAGCGGCTTCAACAAGAGCTACGCCGTCTTCCCGATGGGCCGGTTGCAGGAACTGGGCCCGCTCGCCTCCGTCCCCGCCATGTCCACCGCGCTCTCCAGGTGGATGGACGTGCTCGTCGAGTACGGCCTGGACGGCAAGGTGTCGACCGTGGCCATCGACCACGCGAACCGGACGTGGAACGTGTACTTCAACGGGCTGTCCCCGGAGCACTTCGAGCGCGCCACCGTCCAGGCGATGCTGCGGGACTTCGGGCTGCCGGAGCCGAGCGGACAGCTACTGGACTTCGCCGCGACCTCGTCCGCGCTGTACCCGACCTTCGGCTGGGACGCCGCGGAGATCGAGCGGGTCAGCTTCTCCACCCGTACGACCGACCCGGCGGCGCTCCCCTCGCACGTCGAACCGAAGCTCGGCGTGCTCGCCGCCAAGGCGCCCTACTCCTACGAGGGCGACCGCAAGCTCGTCTTCGCCGGCGCGCTGACGGCCGACGGGGAGTACTTCAAGCTCGCGACCTACTACCAGTTGGCCACGGCCGCGCACGACCGGGTACGCCGCGGGAGCTGA
- a CDS encoding TetR/AcrR family transcriptional regulator, translating to MDDAENEAARERVLEAADRLFYAHGIRAVGMDRIRDTAGVSLKRLYRCFASKDELVEAYLRRRDRWVRGELADFVAKEATGLPRERVLAVFDWLEWWFGRPDFRGCPFTNAFNEIGADSARAAAAVRDHQLAVSAYLRGLIAATGVPDPDAVTNRFVILYAGSLTFAAISRSTEPARYARETAAAILRPDAAGG from the coding sequence ATGGACGACGCGGAGAACGAGGCCGCCAGGGAGCGCGTACTGGAAGCCGCCGACCGGCTCTTCTACGCCCACGGCATCCGCGCGGTGGGCATGGACCGGATCCGCGACACCGCCGGCGTCTCCCTCAAGCGCCTCTACCGCTGCTTCGCCTCCAAGGACGAGCTGGTCGAGGCGTACCTCAGGCGGCGCGACCGCTGGGTGCGCGGGGAGCTGGCGGATTTCGTCGCCAAGGAGGCCACGGGACTGCCCCGGGAGCGGGTGCTGGCGGTCTTCGACTGGCTGGAGTGGTGGTTCGGCAGACCGGACTTCCGCGGCTGCCCGTTCACCAACGCCTTCAACGAGATCGGTGCGGACAGCGCCCGCGCCGCCGCCGCGGTCCGCGACCACCAGCTCGCCGTCAGCGCGTACCTCCGCGGCCTGATCGCCGCCACCGGGGTCCCCGACCCGGACGCGGTCACGAACCGCTTCGTGATCCTGTACGCCGGCTCCCTCACCTTCGCCGCCATCTCCCGGAGCACCGAGCCCGCGCGGTACGCCCGCGAGACGGCGGCGGCGATCCTGCGGCCGGACGCGGCAGGCGGCTGA